In Candidatus Nanosynbacter lyticus, one genomic interval encodes:
- a CDS encoding cation-translocating P-type ATPase gives MLFYNLSIDETLKKLGSRREGLAMSEVKKRQKKFGENVIKLQSEPLWRKIIEPFMDIFSLVLILATIVSLIHGEIIDAVIILIILIISAVIFYVQRFSTDRVLRSLSRHDAQKVDVLRAGKIISIDSAKLVPGDIVNLSEGEKVPADIRLIKATNLRINESQLTGESIPIGKNSDKLEGEQQIYERTNMLFQGSFIVSGTGAGVVTATGNQTEFGNLAALSKKEIAKSPVQQKIDKLITKIIAVVSAVATVAFCLSLLRGMDVLDSLRFVIALSVSAVPESLPIAISVVLVLGMRRMAKKKALVHQMRAIETIGVINTIATDKTGTLTKNLLTVQDIWTPEKRNNLSKTIAYFVNRGDSKSHDPLDIALDNFARKNGTGVRGLPAAELPFNQDFSMSAAVWHNGASYKIYYKGAPEEIIKRCKLPATESKRAKQAITELTSKGYRVVGLAISDDAEIPTDFSKISRQKLQFKGLVAVADVLRPEASRAIKSAISAGVSVRMITGDHFETAYQIGKQLGMIEGREEVFDCREMSKMTDDQLDAIIERTKVFSRVIPEQKYRILTILKRHNITAMTGDGVNDVPALSGADVGIAMGSGSHIAKDAGAIILLDNNFKTIIDAMREGRTIIANVKRMLFYLLSTNTGELITMIGALLIGIKTPLEPVQILWVNLVTDTSMVIPLGLEPAEKNVMKQPPRSPGTPILDKIMIWRMAVAAGTMAAIALITYVFFEKHYGHDYAQTLAFISLVVSQWANAFNARSDEDSVFTRLKVMNRSFYIGIAMSLILQALVLFGPLGELLHIHKVATHHMTTIGLASLIIPIATSEIHKWWTRQKLTDRVL, from the coding sequence ATGCTTTTTTATAATTTATCAATTGATGAAACATTGAAAAAATTAGGCTCGCGACGAGAGGGACTGGCGATGAGTGAAGTAAAAAAGCGCCAGAAAAAATTTGGAGAAAACGTTATTAAACTCCAATCCGAACCACTTTGGCGAAAAATCATTGAACCATTTATGGATATTTTTTCACTAGTACTGATTTTGGCTACAATAGTCAGTCTCATTCATGGCGAAATAATTGATGCCGTCATTATCCTAATCATCTTAATAATTTCTGCTGTAATTTTTTACGTCCAGCGCTTCTCAACCGACCGAGTACTCAGGAGCTTGTCGCGCCATGATGCGCAAAAAGTTGACGTTTTAAGAGCGGGAAAAATTATTTCTATTGACAGCGCAAAGCTTGTCCCCGGTGATATCGTCAATCTTTCCGAAGGCGAAAAAGTACCAGCTGACATTAGGCTAATTAAAGCCACAAACCTCCGTATCAATGAGTCTCAGCTGACAGGCGAATCAATCCCAATTGGCAAAAATAGTGATAAATTAGAGGGTGAGCAGCAGATTTACGAGCGCACCAATATGCTATTTCAAGGTTCGTTCATAGTATCTGGCACTGGAGCAGGTGTCGTCACAGCAACTGGCAATCAAACAGAGTTTGGTAATCTGGCCGCACTGTCAAAAAAAGAAATCGCCAAAAGTCCAGTCCAGCAGAAAATCGATAAATTAATTACCAAAATTATCGCTGTCGTTAGTGCAGTGGCGACTGTGGCGTTTTGTTTAAGCCTGCTGCGCGGCATGGATGTTTTAGACAGCTTACGCTTTGTGATTGCGCTATCCGTAAGCGCCGTGCCAGAAAGTCTGCCAATTGCAATTTCCGTAGTTTTAGTGCTGGGAATGCGCCGAATGGCCAAGAAAAAGGCGCTAGTCCATCAAATGAGGGCAATTGAGACCATTGGCGTAATTAACACTATCGCTACAGATAAAACCGGCACGCTAACGAAAAATTTATTGACTGTCCAGGATATCTGGACTCCAGAGAAGCGTAATAATCTATCAAAAACCATAGCGTATTTTGTTAATCGCGGCGACAGCAAAAGTCACGACCCGCTAGATATAGCACTGGACAATTTTGCTCGAAAAAATGGTACTGGCGTCCGCGGGCTACCAGCAGCAGAATTGCCATTTAATCAAGACTTCTCGATGTCAGCTGCCGTTTGGCATAATGGAGCGAGCTATAAAATATATTACAAGGGCGCCCCAGAAGAAATTATCAAGCGCTGCAAATTACCAGCCACAGAATCCAAACGCGCCAAGCAAGCAATTACCGAATTAACCTCAAAGGGATACCGTGTAGTTGGTCTGGCAATCAGCGACGATGCAGAAATTCCGACTGACTTCTCTAAAATATCGCGTCAGAAATTGCAATTTAAAGGGCTTGTGGCGGTAGCCGACGTCTTGCGACCAGAGGCTTCTCGTGCTATAAAATCAGCAATTTCAGCAGGCGTTTCGGTACGCATGATCACTGGCGACCACTTCGAAACGGCATATCAAATTGGCAAACAACTTGGTATGATTGAAGGCAGAGAAGAGGTTTTTGATTGCCGAGAAATGTCGAAGATGACTGACGACCAATTGGACGCAATAATCGAACGGACAAAAGTGTTTTCGCGCGTTATTCCAGAACAAAAATACCGGATTTTAACCATATTAAAGCGTCACAATATTACCGCCATGACTGGAGATGGTGTTAACGATGTACCAGCGCTGTCTGGTGCTGATGTTGGGATTGCTATGGGCTCAGGGTCACACATCGCAAAAGACGCCGGAGCAATAATCCTGCTAGACAACAATTTCAAAACAATTATCGACGCCATGCGAGAAGGCCGGACAATTATCGCCAATGTCAAGCGGATGTTATTTTATCTTTTATCTACCAATACAGGCGAGCTGATTACAATGATCGGCGCGCTGCTGATTGGCATTAAAACGCCGCTGGAACCAGTGCAAATTTTATGGGTAAATTTGGTGACTGACACGTCAATGGTGATTCCGCTTGGTCTGGAGCCAGCTGAGAAAAATGTCATGAAACAACCACCCAGAAGTCCTGGCACACCAATTTTAGATAAGATTATGATTTGGCGAATGGCTGTAGCTGCCGGCACAATGGCAGCAATTGCACTAATTACATATGTGTTCTTCGAAAAGCATTACGGTCATGATTACGCGCAAACGTTGGCGTTTATATCTCTGGTAGTTAGCCAATGGGCAAATGCTTTTAACGCCCGGAGTGATGAAGATTCTGTCTTTACACGCCTAAAAGTGATGAATCGTAGCTTTTACATTGGAATAGCAATGTCGTTAATTTTGCAAGCCCTGGTACTGTTTGGGCCGCTCGGTGAACTACTACACATCCACAAAGTCGCCACACACCACATGACTACCATTGGTCTAGCTTCGCTAATTATTCCAATTGCCACCAGTGAGATTCATAAGTGGTGGACCAGACAAAAATTAACTGACAGAGTGTTATAA
- a CDS encoding GreA/GreB family elongation factor: MSTTFLSKKGFKELHKEISRLEMEEKSLIAELKEIGRAKSRDDKLHRNDVITQLENIQSKIFTKKDILRHAKPLPRKRDRLRIAIGSVVDLMDQQGKIFRYTLVNSLEANPLDGRISVDSPLGKSLLNHKKSETVSWKNGLATRQLQVVNIR; this comes from the coding sequence ATGAGTACAACATTTTTAAGTAAAAAAGGATTTAAGGAACTGCATAAGGAAATCTCGCGTTTGGAGATGGAAGAGAAGTCGCTGATCGCCGAGCTAAAGGAAATAGGACGCGCCAAGTCCCGCGACGACAAGCTCCATCGTAACGACGTCATTACACAACTAGAAAATATTCAATCAAAAATTTTCACGAAGAAGGATATTTTACGCCATGCTAAGCCTCTACCGCGAAAACGGGATCGTCTGAGAATCGCTATTGGCTCAGTGGTGGATTTAATGGATCAACAGGGAAAAATATTCCGCTACACACTAGTCAATAGCTTGGAAGCTAATCCACTAGACGGCAGGATTTCTGTGGATAGTCCATTAGGGAAGAGCCTGCTTAACCATAAAAAGTCCGAAACCGTTTCCTGGAAAAACGGCTTAGCCACCAGGCAACTACAGGTAGTTAATATTCGCTAA
- a CDS encoding sensor histidine kinase, protein MKIFTSATIKLAGWYLLILMIVSLLFSSIIFQVARSEVDAQIHKIIIQRGNDFPSIDLSERMDISTRNLLISLGYINLIVLLAGGACSYLLARITLRPIEAAHKAQSRFVSNASHQLRTPLAIMKAETELALKNPKTPRAELTETLESNLEEINKLTELTAMLLELSRTENRLALEDKSFDLAELISNLIRERKAETRTEMNCPEHTNISLHQAATRELCAILLDNALKHSPKNSPVKIQVLPSKQNITVHFTNDGAISQQNLPHVFEQFFRGNQQTKGYGLGLPLAEQLAKALGGQISVSTAKTSTIFTISLPII, encoded by the coding sequence ATGAAAATTTTTACCTCGGCAACTATTAAATTGGCGGGCTGGTATTTACTGATTTTAATGATCGTCAGCCTGCTGTTTAGCAGTATTATTTTTCAAGTGGCGCGCTCGGAAGTTGACGCGCAAATCCATAAAATTATCATTCAGCGCGGCAACGATTTTCCTAGCATTGATTTGTCGGAACGGATGGATATTTCGACGCGCAATCTGCTGATTAGCTTGGGCTATATCAATCTCATCGTGCTGCTGGCGGGCGGCGCTTGCTCGTATTTATTGGCCAGGATTACGCTGCGGCCGATTGAGGCGGCGCATAAAGCCCAGTCGCGGTTTGTCTCCAACGCCAGTCATCAACTGCGCACGCCGCTGGCAATTATGAAAGCAGAGACCGAACTGGCGCTGAAAAACCCGAAAACGCCGCGGGCGGAACTAACGGAAACGCTGGAAAGCAATTTGGAGGAAATTAACAAATTGACCGAGCTGACCGCCATGCTTTTAGAATTGTCGCGAACAGAGAACAGGCTGGCGCTGGAAGATAAAAGCTTCGACTTGGCAGAATTGATATCCAATCTCATCCGCGAACGAAAAGCCGAAACCCGCACGGAAATGAATTGCCCGGAACACACAAATATCTCTCTTCACCAAGCCGCAACGCGGGAGCTGTGCGCGATTTTACTTGACAATGCATTAAAACACAGCCCGAAGAATTCGCCGGTAAAAATCCAGGTACTGCCATCGAAACAGAATATCACCGTGCATTTTACTAACGACGGCGCAATTTCCCAGCAGAATCTGCCGCACGTGTTCGAGCAATTTTTTCGCGGCAATCAACAAACAAAAGGCTACGGCTTAGGACTACCACTAGCCGAACAATTAGCCAAGGCTTTAGGCGGTCAAATATCCGTAAGCACCGCTAAAACCTCAACCATTTTTACAATTTCTTTACCTATTATTTAA
- the rppA gene encoding two-component system response regulator RppA gives MRLLVIEDERKIARVISESLKREKYAVDISNDGEEGFNLADSQPYDLLIVDRMLPGMEGVEIVKKLRKNGKSMPILFLTALGATEDKTFGLDAGADDYLVKPFAIDELLARVRALLRRPPIQRPDVLKIADLTIDKQQQTVMRAGKTIDLTSKEYALLEYLMQHPNQILSKEMLIDHVWDFDADILPNNVEAYIKNLRQKIDKPFKKQLIKTVRGFGYRIEA, from the coding sequence ATGAGACTATTAGTCATCGAGGATGAACGAAAAATAGCAAGGGTGATTTCCGAATCTCTCAAGCGCGAAAAATACGCCGTTGATATCTCTAATGACGGCGAAGAGGGCTTTAATTTGGCGGACAGCCAGCCGTACGATTTACTAATCGTTGACCGGATGCTGCCGGGTATGGAGGGTGTGGAAATTGTTAAAAAACTGCGGAAAAACGGTAAAAGCATGCCGATTTTATTTCTCACAGCCCTGGGTGCCACCGAGGATAAAACCTTCGGGCTGGACGCGGGCGCGGATGATTACTTGGTTAAGCCGTTCGCTATTGACGAGCTGCTGGCGCGAGTCCGAGCCTTACTGCGCCGGCCGCCAATTCAGCGGCCGGATGTTCTGAAAATTGCCGATTTGACGATTGATAAGCAGCAGCAAACCGTGATGCGCGCCGGAAAAACTATCGACTTGACTAGTAAAGAATACGCGTTGCTGGAATATTTGATGCAGCACCCGAACCAAATTCTCAGCAAGGAAATGCTAATCGACCATGTTTGGGATTTTGATGCCGATATTTTACCGAATAATGTCGAGGCGTACATAAAAAACTTGCGCCAAAAAATCGATAAGCCGTTCAAAAAACAATTGATAAAAACCGTCCGCGGCTTCGGTTACCGGATTGAAGCATGA
- a CDS encoding ABC transporter ATP-binding protein: MSGNKKIVEIRHFKMKFGDKTVIKDLSFDVFQGEVFGFLGSNGSGKTTTLRALLGLYEPAAGDLLINGKPYAVENQLSLGYLPEERGLYKKEKVLDVMIYFGQLKGLNRNEAKKFSLKFLERVGLSDKANMRLDKLSGGQQQKIQLGVTIMGDPELLIMDEPTKGFDPVNRRLLMNIIEEQRKAGTTIIYVTHQMEEVEQLCDRLILLKEGQAAAYGTLAEVKKQFGGASMDDIFVKVYGGEDKELGDE, from the coding sequence ATGTCCGGTAATAAAAAAATTGTTGAGATTCGTCATTTTAAGATGAAGTTTGGCGATAAAACAGTTATTAAAGATTTGAGCTTTGATGTTTTTCAGGGTGAAGTGTTTGGTTTTCTCGGTAGTAATGGCTCAGGAAAAACCACGACTCTTCGAGCTTTGTTGGGACTATATGAGCCAGCGGCTGGTGACCTACTAATTAATGGCAAGCCGTATGCCGTGGAGAATCAGCTGAGCCTCGGTTACCTACCAGAAGAGCGCGGGCTGTATAAAAAGGAAAAAGTGCTGGACGTGATGATTTATTTTGGTCAATTGAAAGGTCTAAATCGTAATGAAGCTAAAAAATTCTCTTTGAAATTTTTAGAGCGCGTTGGCTTAAGCGACAAAGCAAATATGCGATTAGATAAATTATCAGGTGGGCAACAGCAAAAAATTCAGCTGGGTGTAACAATTATGGGCGACCCAGAATTGCTGATTATGGATGAGCCGACCAAGGGTTTTGACCCGGTGAATCGTCGGTTGCTGATGAATATCATTGAAGAGCAGCGAAAAGCTGGCACGACGATTATTTACGTCACGCATCAAATGGAAGAGGTTGAGCAATTGTGTGATCGACTGATTTTATTAAAGGAAGGTCAAGCAGCGGCGTACGGCACGCTGGCAGAGGTGAAAAAGCAGTTCGGTGGTGCTTCAATGGACGATATTTTTGTCAAAGTGTATGGCGGCGAAGATAAGGAGTTAGGTGATGAGTAG
- a CDS encoding ABC transporter permease, with product MSRMHNLGTVFKFETIRALKKPTFWLMALGFPLMIAVLYGIMFWSQSTTIQASKELDKQEFSLEITDDSKLISSELLAAVKAKPAQSKESGINDVKNNKVDAYIYFPKDISQQKVEVYGKDVGLFQNGKYGAVAQSLLSKSVTNNISPAEVTILQNKVQLSSTTYLDGKEHGGINEMIAPGLFLVILFMLISFFGNQMLTSTTEEKENRTVEMLLTTVKTDTLITGKILSLMVLALIQISIVVLPVVAGYLAFGSKLQLPNMDLSVLVFDPVRISLAIVIFSASFMLFTGMLVTLGAMMPTAKEASQWFGLVMMLFVGPLYGITVFVSFPDSFFVKFLSLFPFTAPIPLLLRNAVGNLPVWEALLGATILVVTAVFVMWLSVRVFRYGAMSYDNKLSLSTLRMKRKAGKV from the coding sequence ATGAGTAGAATGCATAATTTAGGTACAGTCTTCAAATTTGAGACGATCCGAGCTTTGAAAAAGCCAACTTTTTGGCTGATGGCATTGGGTTTCCCTCTGATGATAGCGGTGCTTTACGGCATCATGTTTTGGTCACAGAGTACGACAATTCAGGCATCAAAAGAATTGGACAAGCAAGAATTCTCATTAGAAATTACCGACGATTCAAAGTTAATATCTTCAGAGCTACTCGCAGCAGTTAAGGCTAAGCCAGCTCAATCAAAAGAATCTGGCATTAATGACGTAAAAAATAACAAAGTAGATGCTTATATTTATTTTCCAAAAGACATAAGCCAGCAAAAAGTTGAAGTTTACGGTAAAGATGTCGGTCTGTTCCAGAACGGTAAATATGGCGCAGTGGCGCAGAGCCTGCTGAGTAAATCGGTAACTAATAACATTAGTCCAGCAGAAGTCACTATTCTTCAAAACAAAGTCCAATTATCGTCAACTACTTATCTTGATGGTAAGGAGCATGGCGGCATTAATGAAATGATAGCGCCAGGACTATTTCTAGTGATTTTGTTCATGCTGATTAGCTTCTTTGGCAATCAAATGCTAACCAGTACTACTGAAGAAAAAGAAAATCGCACAGTAGAGATGTTGCTGACGACGGTTAAAACTGACACATTAATTACAGGAAAAATATTATCACTGATGGTGCTGGCCTTGATTCAGATATCGATAGTTGTTTTGCCTGTCGTGGCGGGATACCTGGCGTTTGGGTCAAAGCTACAATTGCCGAATATGGATTTGAGCGTACTTGTATTTGATCCTGTGAGGATTAGCTTGGCGATAGTAATTTTCTCAGCCAGCTTCATGCTGTTTACGGGCATGCTGGTGACTTTGGGCGCAATGATGCCGACCGCTAAGGAAGCGAGCCAATGGTTTGGCTTGGTGATGATGTTATTTGTTGGACCACTTTATGGCATTACAGTTTTTGTGTCGTTCCCTGACTCGTTCTTTGTTAAGTTCCTATCGCTATTTCCGTTTACTGCGCCAATTCCGTTATTGTTAAGAAATGCAGTCGGCAATTTGCCAGTCTGGGAAGCATTGCTGGGCGCGACAATTTTGGTCGTTACGGCAGTGTTTGTCATGTGGCTATCGGTGCGCGTTTTCCGCTACGGTGCTATGTCGTATGATAATAAACTATCCCTATCAACATTGCGGATGAAAAGGAAAGCTGGTAAGGTTTAA
- a CDS encoding AI-2E family transporter, whose protein sequence is MKVRIEIDTKTFVRFWLVVMGFGLAGLAIYSAKDALILLGISLFLALALNRPVAAIAKKLPGKSRLGGTALAYTTLVLLLGCVAWFVVPPIVQQSAKFVESVPSLIDQTGSQWHGFNELIDKNGLRPQVDATLNNLKQQASSWAASAGTSLISSVGSLAAFLGSLFLVLVLSFLMLLEGPMWMKRLWGLYNDQEKMERHKRLVGRMYNVVTGYVSGQLTVSGIDAILSGFVVFVLSLAFPAIDSNLAMLTVMVTFVLTLIPMFGATLAGLLIALLLFFNNVTAGVIYAIYFIVYQQIENNFIAPSIQSKKLELSALMVLSSVTIGLYVGGLLGSLIAIPTAGVVRVLLENYLEQARLNRIESEKPLNKLMKKLKNES, encoded by the coding sequence ATGAAAGTACGTATTGAAATAGACACAAAAACGTTCGTGCGGTTTTGGCTAGTAGTAATGGGTTTTGGCCTGGCTGGCCTAGCAATTTACTCCGCAAAGGATGCGCTTATCTTGTTGGGGATTTCCTTATTCTTAGCGCTAGCCTTGAATCGACCAGTAGCAGCTATTGCTAAAAAACTACCAGGTAAAAGTCGATTGGGCGGCACAGCGCTGGCTTATACGACGTTAGTCCTTTTATTGGGCTGTGTGGCGTGGTTTGTGGTGCCGCCAATCGTCCAGCAATCCGCCAAATTTGTTGAAAGTGTACCGAGCTTGATTGACCAAACTGGCTCACAGTGGCATGGATTTAATGAGTTAATTGATAAAAACGGTTTACGTCCGCAGGTTGACGCGACGTTAAATAACCTGAAGCAACAGGCTTCGTCTTGGGCTGCTAGTGCTGGTACTAGCTTGATCTCAAGCGTAGGTTCATTGGCAGCATTTCTGGGGTCATTATTCTTGGTGCTAGTCCTGTCATTCTTGATGCTACTGGAGGGACCGATGTGGATGAAACGGCTATGGGGTCTTTATAACGACCAGGAAAAAATGGAGCGACATAAAAGACTGGTTGGGCGCATGTATAACGTAGTCACGGGATATGTCTCTGGCCAATTAACAGTTTCTGGAATTGATGCGATACTGTCGGGATTTGTGGTGTTCGTGCTCAGTCTGGCATTTCCGGCTATTGATTCAAACTTGGCGATGTTGACCGTCATGGTTACCTTCGTGTTGACGCTTATCCCAATGTTTGGCGCAACATTGGCTGGGTTGCTAATTGCGCTACTGCTGTTCTTCAACAACGTCACTGCTGGTGTGATCTATGCCATATATTTCATCGTCTATCAGCAGATTGAGAACAATTTCATCGCACCGTCAATTCAGTCAAAGAAATTAGAACTATCGGCGCTGATGGTGTTGTCGTCAGTGACAATCGGTCTCTATGTTGGCGGGCTTTTGGGAAGCTTGATTGCCATTCCGACGGCTGGCGTAGTTAGGGTGTTGCTGGAGAATTATTTGGAACAGGCTCGACTAAATCGTATTGAGAGTGAAAAACCGCTGAATAAATTAATGAAGAAATTGAAAAACGAAAGTTAA
- the cysS gene encoding cysteine--tRNA ligase, producing the protein MIQLYNTLTRHKDKLMPLDRQTVRMYTCGLTVYSQPHIGNWVGYIYWDVLVRLLRWQDIPVIRTQNITDVGHLTSDDDGGEDKMEKGARREGKTAWDVAKQYIAIAEHEAYEVLKLVQPDHLVRATDYIQQQIDFARGLDEKGLLYKIDGDGMYFDTSRLADYGKLARLDVAGLEAGARVSVAGKRNITDFAVWKFSPTNTKRDMEWDSPWGVGFPGWHLECSTIARETLGDQIDIHTGGIDHIPVHHTNEIAQSESLTGKQFSQIWLHNNHIKVDGRKMSKSLGNIITLSDITARGFSPMAFKLAILSKHYQTEGNFTWEILEAAQARLDHWRGYAALRHQTHDTLDDDDEKDEQEGTVSLLAARQALVEKLNDNLDTPGALALIDEAFSLLDHAPLEKIHRGGLSQLIEIIDEVLGLDLAESTPDITDDLKRLIIQRRNARAEKDWQESDRIRDELLVADITIRDTPSGSIWAWK; encoded by the coding sequence ATGATACAGCTCTACAACACTCTTACTCGCCACAAAGACAAACTGATGCCGCTCGACAGGCAGACGGTTCGCATGTACACCTGCGGGCTGACTGTGTATTCGCAGCCGCACATTGGCAACTGGGTCGGCTATATCTATTGGGATGTATTGGTGCGGTTACTGCGCTGGCAAGATATTCCAGTGATTCGCACGCAAAATATCACCGACGTTGGGCATTTGACTAGCGATGATGATGGTGGTGAGGATAAGATGGAGAAGGGGGCGCGCCGCGAGGGTAAAACCGCTTGGGACGTGGCCAAGCAGTACATCGCCATCGCCGAGCACGAAGCCTACGAGGTGTTGAAATTAGTGCAGCCCGACCATTTGGTGCGGGCAACGGACTACATCCAGCAGCAAATCGACTTTGCCCGCGGACTAGACGAGAAGGGATTGTTATACAAGATTGATGGCGATGGCATGTATTTTGATACGTCGCGGCTAGCAGATTATGGTAAATTAGCGCGGCTAGACGTGGCGGGCCTAGAAGCGGGCGCGCGAGTCAGCGTGGCAGGTAAGCGCAACATCACCGACTTCGCCGTCTGGAAATTTTCACCGACCAACACCAAGCGCGACATGGAATGGGACAGCCCGTGGGGCGTTGGCTTTCCGGGCTGGCATTTGGAGTGTAGTACAATTGCTCGTGAAACTTTGGGCGACCAAATAGACATTCACACCGGCGGCATTGACCACATTCCAGTACATCACACCAACGAGATTGCCCAAAGCGAGAGCCTGACTGGAAAACAATTTTCTCAAATTTGGCTGCACAATAACCACATCAAGGTCGACGGCCGAAAGATGAGTAAGTCGCTGGGTAATATCATCACCCTCAGCGACATCACGGCGCGCGGATTCAGTCCGATGGCCTTTAAGCTGGCAATCCTCAGCAAGCATTACCAAACCGAGGGGAATTTTACCTGGGAGATTTTGGAAGCAGCCCAGGCGCGGTTGGATCATTGGCGCGGCTATGCGGCTCTGCGACACCAGACGCACGACACGCTGGATGATGATGACGAGAAAGATGAGCAGGAGGGTACGGTGTCGCTGCTGGCGGCGCGGCAGGCGCTGGTTGAAAAGTTGAATGATAACTTGGATACGCCAGGGGCGTTGGCGCTGATTGATGAGGCGTTTTCACTACTAGATCACGCGCCGTTAGAAAAAATCCATCGCGGTGGTTTGTCGCAATTGATTGAGATTATTGACGAGGTTTTGGGCCTAGACTTGGCGGAATCGACCCCTGATATTACCGACGACTTGAAGAGACTGATCATCCAACGCCGCAACGCCCGTGCTGAAAAAGATTGGCAAGAGTCTGACCGCATTCGCGACGAGCTGTTGGTCGCTGACATCACCATTCGCGATACGCCAAGCGGCAGCATTTGGGCATGGAAATAG
- a CDS encoding DHH family phosphoesterase: protein MLDTAKQFIQSANNIVIIQAENPDGDSLGSSLALEEVLSDLGKSVTLYCPVDTPKYLRYIRGWDRVVGDFPTQADAAIIVDTSADVLLSKVLETPGVRHFLETHPVLVIDHHTAESTLSFEHTILSDTVVATGELLYQLFTHAGWTINRQAAENLLIAIMSDSLGLTTPNTTAATFHVAGELTELGASNAEIEERRREFMKKSPEILAYKGKLIERIEYLLDGQLALVHVPFEEIQAYSDAYNPGALIGDELRLVEGVALSCVIKTYPDGKLTARLRGNLPIADTVAGYFGGGGHPYASGFRVYENYDEVVRELVTATDKALKEAEQS from the coding sequence ATGCTCGATACAGCTAAACAATTTATCCAATCTGCAAATAATATAGTTATTATACAAGCTGAAAACCCTGACGGCGACAGTCTGGGTTCTAGCTTGGCACTGGAAGAAGTGCTGAGCGACCTGGGAAAGTCCGTCACATTATATTGTCCGGTCGACACCCCCAAATACCTACGTTACATACGCGGCTGGGATAGGGTAGTTGGTGATTTTCCAACACAGGCCGACGCCGCTATTATTGTCGACACTAGCGCCGACGTATTGCTTAGCAAGGTACTAGAAACACCTGGAGTAAGACATTTTCTGGAAACACATCCGGTACTGGTTATTGACCACCATACCGCCGAGTCAACGCTGAGTTTTGAGCACACCATACTATCTGATACGGTGGTGGCCACCGGGGAATTATTGTACCAATTGTTCACCCACGCTGGTTGGACTATCAACCGGCAAGCGGCGGAGAATTTGCTAATCGCCATTATGTCTGACAGCCTTGGCTTAACTACGCCAAATACCACCGCGGCGACCTTTCACGTCGCTGGTGAATTGACCGAGCTTGGCGCCTCCAATGCCGAAATCGAAGAGCGACGGCGCGAATTTATGAAGAAATCGCCGGAAATTTTGGCGTACAAAGGTAAATTGATTGAGCGCATCGAATATTTACTGGACGGACAATTGGCGCTGGTACACGTGCCATTTGAGGAAATTCAAGCCTACAGCGACGCCTATAACCCCGGCGCGTTGATTGGTGATGAACTACGACTAGTCGAAGGCGTGGCGCTCAGCTGTGTCATCAAAACCTATCCCGACGGCAAACTGACCGCCCGCCTACGCGGCAACCTCCCAATCGCCGACACGGTCGCTGGCTACTTCGGTGGTGGCGGTCATCCATATGCGTCAGGATTCCGTGTATACGAGAATTATGACGAGGTTGTGCGGGAATTGGTAACGGCGACGGATAAGGCCTTGAAAGAAGCAGAGCAGAGTTAA